The DNA segment GGTGGAAGAGCTTGACGCCGCTGTAGATCAGCAGCGCGCCGAAAATGTAAATGATCCAGTGGAACTGCCGGATCAGCGCCACCCCCAGCAGGATGAAGGCGATGCGCATCACCAGCGCCCCGATGATCCCCCAGTACAGCACCTTGTGCTGGTAGAGCCGCGGCACCTTGAAATAGGAGAAGATCAGGAGGAAGACGAACAGGTTGTCGACGCTGAGCGACTCTTCGATCAGGTAACCGGTCACGAACTCCAGCGTCTTCGTCTTGCGCAGTTCCGGTTCCGGCCACCACAGGTAGATGCCGATGGCAAACAGCACCGCCAGGCTGACCCAGAAGGCGCTCCAGGCCAGGGCCTCCTTGAACTCGATGACGTGCGATTTGCGGTGGAAGACCTTGAGGTCCAGGACCAGCATCAGGACCACGAAGGCGTTGAAGGCGATCCAGAACGTGGTGGGCTCGGTCATGCGTAGCCGATTCCGGCTTCGACCGCCATTGTAACGGAGGCCCGCGGCCTACTGGCTGAGCGTCTCCCAGCCCCGGCGCTTCAGGTCCCAAAAAATGAACGCACCCGCGGCTAGGCCCACGAGCAGCAGGCCGGCGGCCCGCATCCAGTCCCCGAACAGGAGACGTCCCACACCGAACAGCGCGGCGTAGACCAGGGCGCAGCCGGCGATCCAGTCGGCCGCGGACCACAGCAGGCTCTGCCGCGACCCTTCGCCTTCCAGCCGCGCGATGGGCCGCCAGCCCGCGCTCGCGGGCCGCACCCGCCGGTAGAAGGCGCGCAGATGGGCTTCCGGTTCCGGCGGCGTGGCCAAGGTAACGCAGATCCACGCCAGCGTAGTGATGCTCACGGTCAGCACCATCAGCCAGGCGAATCCGTGCGCATGGTTGGGATCCAGCGGTCCGACGGGCAACTGCGGATCCCATGCCGCAAGCCGTGCGGCCAGCGGTGTCGCCAGCCGTGACTGCAAGACCAGCGACGAAATTGCTGCCGCCGACATGGCCGCCACTTCCGACCAGGCGTTGATCCGCCACCAGAACCAGCGCAGCATGAAGACCGGCCCCGCGCCCGCGCCCAGGGCAATGAGGAACTTCCAGGCTCCTTCCAGAGACACCATGAAGTAGGTGGCCACGCCCGCCGCCAGAGCCACCAGCACCGAGGCCGCGCGCGACATCCGCACGTAATGCTGCTCTTCCGCGCTCCGCCGCAGGAATCGCCGGTAGAAATCGTTCACCAGGTAGCTGGCGCCCAGGTTGATGTGCGTGCTCACCGTGGACATGTAGGCCGCCGCGAAGCCCGCCAGCAACAACCCGCGCAAACTGGCCGGCAGGTGGTCCACCATGACCTGCACGTACGCTGCCTCGGGATCTTTCGCCTGCGGATAGAGCACCACCGCCGCCAGCGCCGTCAGGATCCACGGCCACGGCCGCAGGGCATAGTGCGCCAGGTTGAACCACAGCGTGGCGGCGAGAGAATGCTTCTCGTCCTTGGCGGAGAAGATGCGCTGGGCGACGTAGCCGCCGCCGCCCGGCTCCGCTCCCGGATACCAGCTCGCCCACCAGTTCACGCTCA comes from the Terriglobales bacterium genome and includes:
- a CDS encoding sodium:solute symporter family protein; the encoded protein is MQLSALDWAVIVGYFALNLGVGLYWYRRASGSTTDYFVSGRQAPWWLAGTSLVATTFAADTPLVVTGLVFRYGIAGNWLWWAQALSGMLTVFFFARLWRRAGVITDMEFAELRYAGRPAAFLRGFRALYFALPVNTIILGWVNLAMAKILEVTLGIERLHAVMFCLALTMVYTTVSGLWAVMWTDLVQFALAMFVVIALAVAAVRAVGGMESLAARVAELDAVRGTDTLAFLPGPQSAWFAMFVVYLSVNWWASWYPGAEPGGGGYVAQRIFSAKDEKHSLAATLWFNLAHYALRPWPWILTALAAVVLYPQAKDPEAAYVQVMVDHLPASLRGLLLAGFAAAYMSTVSTHINLGASYLVNDFYRRFLRRSAEEQHYVRMSRAASVLVALAAGVATYFMVSLEGAWKFLIALGAGAGPVFMLRWFWWRINAWSEVAAMSAAAISSLVLQSRLATPLAARLAAWDPQLPVGPLDPNHAHGFAWLMVLTVSITTLAWICVTLATPPEPEAHLRAFYRRVRPASAGWRPIARLEGEGSRQSLLWSAADWIAGCALVYAALFGVGRLLFGDWMRAAGLLLVGLAAGAFIFWDLKRRGWETLSQ